In the Sulfitobacter pacificus genome, one interval contains:
- the ileS gene encoding isoleucine--tRNA ligase yields MCADTPENLDYKSTLNLPKTDFPMRAGLPKREPDWLARWEKIGVYDRLREKQNRAPFTLHDGPPYANGHLHIGHALNKTIKDMIVRSHQMMGRDARYIPGWDCHGLPIEWKIEEQYRKKGRDKDEVPINEFRAECRAFAAGWVDVQREEFKRLGVQGNWADPYLTMDFHAERVIAEEFMKFLMNGTLYQGSKPVMWSPVEQTALAEAEVEYHDKESFTIWVKFDVVGGGDLESAQVVIWTTTPWTIPSNKAVVHGAGISYGLYEVTGTPEECWASVGDKFLLADNLAADVLGRARLEDGMWTRVRDVTADELVGLSLKHPLAGTEGSNGEWDDLRDFRAAEFVTDTEGTGFVHCAPSHGLEEYDLYRDLGMLEQMITYNVNPDGRYRDDLPFFGGKAILKPNGKEGNANAAVIDKLVEVGGLLTRGKIKHSYPHSWRSKAPVIYRNTPQWFAAIDKTVGDGQDMHGTTIRARALTEIDNVNWTPKSGRNRLHAMMEARPDWVLSRQRAWGVPLTCFTRKGVLPTDEGFLLRNAEVNARIVEAFEAEGADVWYEEGAKERFLSGIVDPAEYEQVMDILDVWFDSGSTHAFTLRDREDGTEDGIADVYMEGTDQHRGWFHSSLLQSVGTTGRAPYRNVVTHGFTLDAKGMKMSKSIGNTIVPEKIIQQYGADILRLWVAQTDYTQDQRIGDEILKGVADSYRRLRNTMRYMLGSLSDFTEADRVDPKDMPELERLVLHRLAELDKVVRDGYAKFDFQGVFQAVFTFATVDLSAFYFDIRKDALYCDGDTERRRAARTVLDILFHRLTTWLAPVLVFTMEEVWLERFPGEDSSVHLTDIPETPSDWLNPELAAKWAKVRAARRVVTAALEVQRVNKVIGASLEAAPTVYVTDADQRAALESVSFEDVSITSDVTISGDAAPADAFVMPEVEGVAVVFAKAEGGKCARCWKVLPDVGSHSHAGVCGRCDAAVSA; encoded by the coding sequence ATGTGCGCCGATACGCCTGAAAACCTTGACTATAAATCCACGCTGAACCTGCCCAAGACTGATTTCCCGATGCGGGCAGGGCTGCCGAAACGCGAACCAGATTGGCTGGCACGTTGGGAAAAGATCGGGGTTTATGACCGTCTGCGCGAGAAACAGAACCGTGCGCCCTTTACACTTCATGACGGGCCTCCTTACGCCAACGGGCATCTGCACATTGGTCATGCGCTGAACAAGACGATCAAGGACATGATTGTGCGCAGCCATCAGATGATGGGGCGTGATGCGCGCTATATCCCGGGTTGGGATTGCCATGGTTTGCCGATTGAATGGAAGATCGAAGAGCAATACCGCAAGAAGGGCCGCGACAAGGACGAGGTGCCGATCAACGAATTCCGCGCGGAGTGCCGTGCCTTTGCCGCTGGCTGGGTCGATGTGCAGCGCGAGGAATTCAAACGGCTGGGCGTGCAGGGCAACTGGGCTGATCCGTATCTGACGATGGATTTCCATGCGGAGCGGGTGATTGCCGAGGAGTTCATGAAATTCCTGATGAACGGGACTTTGTATCAGGGATCCAAGCCCGTGATGTGGTCACCGGTAGAGCAGACGGCGCTGGCCGAGGCTGAGGTGGAGTATCACGACAAGGAGAGTTTCACGATCTGGGTGAAGTTTGATGTTGTTGGTGGCGGGGACCTTGAGAGCGCGCAGGTTGTCATCTGGACCACGACACCTTGGACCATTCCGTCAAACAAGGCCGTGGTTCACGGGGCCGGGATTTCCTACGGGTTATATGAGGTGACGGGGACGCCCGAGGAATGTTGGGCTTCCGTTGGGGATAAATTCCTGCTGGCGGACAACCTGGCTGCGGATGTTCTGGGCCGTGCCCGTCTTGAGGACGGCATGTGGACGCGGGTCCGCGATGTGACGGCGGATGAATTGGTCGGTCTGTCGCTCAAGCATCCTTTGGCAGGCACCGAAGGCAGCAATGGCGAGTGGGACGACCTGCGTGACTTCCGCGCGGCTGAGTTTGTTACCGACACCGAGGGCACGGGGTTTGTCCATTGTGCGCCAAGCCATGGTTTGGAGGAATATGACCTTTACCGTGATCTGGGCATGCTGGAACAGATGATCACCTATAACGTGAACCCTGATGGGCGTTACCGCGACGATTTGCCGTTCTTTGGTGGCAAGGCGATCCTCAAGCCGAACGGCAAGGAGGGCAATGCGAACGCCGCCGTGATCGACAAGCTGGTCGAGGTCGGTGGCCTGCTGACCCGCGGCAAGATCAAGCATAGCTATCCGCATTCCTGGCGCTCCAAGGCACCTGTGATCTATCGCAACACACCACAGTGGTTTGCGGCGATCGACAAGACTGTGGGTGACGGGCAGGATATGCATGGCACCACGATCCGCGCGCGTGCGCTGACCGAGATCGACAATGTAAACTGGACGCCGAAATCAGGGCGCAACCGATTGCACGCCATGATGGAGGCGCGACCCGACTGGGTGTTGAGCCGCCAGCGCGCATGGGGTGTGCCGCTGACCTGTTTCACGCGCAAAGGCGTGTTGCCGACGGATGAAGGGTTCCTGCTGCGCAATGCGGAAGTGAACGCCCGTATCGTCGAGGCATTTGAGGCCGAAGGTGCGGATGTCTGGTATGAGGAGGGCGCGAAAGAGCGGTTCCTGAGCGGTATCGTTGATCCGGCGGAATACGAGCAGGTCATGGATATTCTCGATGTCTGGTTTGATTCCGGTTCAACCCATGCGTTTACCCTGCGCGACCGCGAGGACGGCACCGAGGACGGTATCGCAGATGTCTATATGGAAGGCACTGACCAGCATCGCGGCTGGTTCCATTCGTCGCTGTTGCAATCGGTTGGCACCACCGGCCGTGCGCCTTACCGCAATGTGGTGACGCATGGGTTTACGCTGGATGCGAAGGGCATGAAGATGTCCAAATCCATCGGCAATACCATCGTGCCCGAGAAGATCATCCAGCAATATGGCGCGGATATCCTGCGGCTCTGGGTGGCGCAGACCGATTATACGCAGGATCAGCGGATTGGTGATGAGATCCTGAAAGGGGTGGCGGACAGCTATCGCCGCTTGCGCAATACCATGCGGTATATGCTGGGCTCGCTGAGTGATTTCACTGAGGCGGATCGGGTTGATCCAAAAGACATGCCGGAGCTGGAACGGCTGGTGCTGCACCGTTTGGCCGAGCTGGATAAGGTTGTGCGCGACGGTTATGCCAAGTTCGACTTTCAGGGTGTGTTTCAGGCGGTGTTTACCTTTGCCACCGTTGATCTGTCGGCCTTCTATTTCGATATTCGCAAGGATGCGCTGTATTGTGATGGCGATACAGAACGCCGGCGCGCGGCGCGCACTGTGCTGGACATCCTGTTCCACCGCCTGACAACTTGGCTGGCCCCTGTGCTGGTGTTTACCATGGAGGAAGTCTGGCTGGAGCGGTTCCCGGGTGAGGACAGCTCTGTCCATCTGACGGATATTCCCGAAACACCTAGTGATTGGTTGAACCCTGAGCTGGCGGCGAAATGGGCCAAGGTCCGTGCGGCGCGGCGGGTCGTGACCGCCGCACTTGAGGTACAGCGAGTCAACAAAGTGATTGGTGCGTCATTGGAAGCGGCCCCAACCGTTTATGTGACGGATGCGGATCAGCGTGCGGCATTGGAAAGCGTGTCCTTTGAGGATGTCAGCATTACCTCTGATGTGACGATCAGTGGGGATGCGGCACCGGCCGACGCTTTTGTGATGCCCGAGGTTGAAGGGGTCGCGGTGGTCTTTGCCAAGGCGGAAGGCGGCAAATGTGCGCGCTGCTGGAAAGTGTTGCCAGATGTGGGCAGCCACAGCCATGCAGGTGTCTGCGGGCGCTGTGATGCGGCGGTGTCTGCATAA
- a CDS encoding YcjF family protein, translated as MAKGPVLFDLEEDTAPRPQVAVAPPVPDLVTAVPQGQAMQMAASLAVRKPSLLVRLFWWLASILIGAMVSIAAWTFVVDLMARYPLLGLVMSVLLGAFVLVLTLLGVREMAAFGRLSRLDGLRHDAAEALAQVDLTAARKVTDRLVTLYKGREETRWGRDRLAGLCGDQMDAEGLLALVEAELLVPLDKAASREVEAAARQVATVTALVPLALADVAAALTANLRMIRRVAEVYGGRSGFFGSWRLTRAVLSHMVATGAVAVGDDLLEPVLGGTILGKLSRRFGEGLVNGALTARVGVAAMEVCRPLPFGEGKRPKVRGIVKNALSGLFSKG; from the coding sequence ATGGCAAAAGGTCCGGTACTTTTTGATCTTGAGGAAGATACGGCCCCGCGCCCGCAAGTGGCGGTGGCCCCCCCTGTGCCCGATCTGGTGACTGCCGTTCCACAGGGGCAGGCGATGCAGATGGCGGCCAGCCTGGCGGTGCGCAAACCCTCGCTGCTGGTGCGTCTGTTCTGGTGGCTGGCCAGCATTCTGATCGGGGCCATGGTATCGATTGCGGCCTGGACATTTGTTGTCGATCTGATGGCGCGGTATCCGCTGTTGGGGCTGGTGATGTCGGTGTTGCTGGGGGCCTTTGTTCTGGTGTTAACGCTGCTGGGGGTGCGCGAAATGGCCGCGTTTGGTCGGTTGTCGCGGCTGGATGGGCTGCGCCACGATGCGGCAGAGGCGCTGGCACAGGTGGATTTGACCGCGGCCCGCAAGGTCACAGACAGGCTTGTCACCCTATATAAAGGGCGCGAGGAGACACGTTGGGGGCGGGACAGGCTGGCAGGGTTGTGCGGCGATCAGATGGATGCAGAGGGGCTTCTTGCCTTGGTGGAGGCGGAGCTGCTGGTGCCACTGGACAAGGCGGCCAGTCGCGAGGTGGAGGCAGCGGCGCGGCAGGTGGCGACAGTGACGGCGCTGGTGCCTTTGGCGCTGGCGGATGTGGCGGCGGCATTGACCGCGAACCTGCGGATGATCCGGCGGGTGGCCGAGGTTTATGGCGGGCGCTCGGGCTTTTTTGGGTCCTGGCGGCTGACCCGTGCGGTGTTGAGCCATATGGTGGCAACAGGTGCGGTGGCCGTGGGGGATGATTTGCTGGAGCCAGTGTTGGGGGGGACGATTCTGGGCAAGCTGTCGCGCCGCTTTGGGGAAGGGCTGGTGAATGGTGCCCTGACCGCGCGGGTCGGCGTGGCCGCGATGGAAGTTTGCCGCCCTCTACCATTCGGGGAAGGTAAACGACCAAAGGTGCGCGGCATCGTGAAAAACGCATTAAGCGGTTTGTTCAGCAAAGGGTGA